The following proteins come from a genomic window of Neofelis nebulosa isolate mNeoNeb1 chromosome 5, mNeoNeb1.pri, whole genome shotgun sequence:
- the RWDD2B gene encoding RWD domain-containing protein 2B: MIEIEQAEAQLSELDLLASMFPGENELIVNDQLALAEVKDCIEKRTMDGRSSKVYFTINMNLDISEEEMVMFSLACILPFKYPEVLPEITVRSVSLSRSQQTQLNTDLTAYLQKNCLGDVCILNATEWVRDHASGYISRDTTPCPAPGSTVQQVDLILTRLWIYSHHIYNKCKRKNILEWAKELSLSGFSMPGKPGVVCVEGPQSACEEFWSRLRKLNWKRILIRHREDIPFDGANDKIERERKFSCFEEKVFSVNGARGNHMDFGQLYQFLNSKGCADVFQMFFGVEGQ; this comes from the exons ATGATTGAGATTGAACAGGCAGAGGCCCAGCTCTCTGAGCTAGACCTGCTCGCCAGTATGTTCCCTGGTGAAAACGAGCTCATAGTGAATGACCAGCTGGCTTTAGCAGAAGTGAAAGATTGTATTGAAAAGAGGACAATGGATGGACGATCTTCAAAAGTTTACTTTACTATCAATATGAACCTGGACATATCTGAGGAAGAAATG GTGATGTTTTCTCTGGCCTGTATTCTTCCCTTTAAATACCCTGAAGTTCTGCCTGAAATTACTGTCAG ATCAGTATCACTAAGTAGATCTCAGCAGACTCAGCTGAACACAGATCTAACTGCATACCTGCAAAAGAACTGTCTTGGAGATGTCTGTATATTGAATGCCACAGAGTGGGTTAGAGACCATGCTTCTGGCTATATCAGCAGAGACACCACACCTTGCCCTGCTCCAGGAAGTACAGTCCAGCAAGTTGATCTCATTCTCACAAGACTGTGGATCTATAGCCATCACATCTAcaacaaatgcaaaagaaagaatattctagAGTGGGCAAAGGAGCTTTCCCTCTCTGGATTTAGCATGCCTGGGAAACCTGGTGTTGTCTGTGTGGAAGGCCCACAAAGTgcctgtgaagaattctggtcaAG ACTCAGAAAATTAAACTGGAAGAGAATTTTAATTCGCCATCGAGAAGACATTCCTTTTGATGGtgcaaatgacaaaattgaaagagaaagaaaattttcatgttttgaagaaaaagtaTTCAGCGTGAATGGAGCCCGAGGAAACCATATGGATTTCGGTCAGCTGtatcagtttttaaattccaaaggTTGTGCAGATGTTTTCCAGATGTTCTTTGGTGTGGAAGGACAATGA